A window of the Mesotoga prima MesG1.Ag.4.2 genome harbors these coding sequences:
- a CDS encoding pseudouridine synthase, with translation MRLDAFVSRFGRFSRSESRRIIRSNGVSLNGVLTNNPSEVVDETDTVIVDGRPLEAFWNVYIALNKPEGYVCSRERSEGRSVFELIDANFSADLSTGGRLDKDATGLLILSNDGKFIHEVISPRKLVEKEYLVETAKEITKKEISMISQGLFIGNNEFSKPTHVEQIDHFHMRIVLTEGRYHEVKRLVSASGNKVIQLHRRRIGSYCLSEELRPGDWQLLSENDRKKITGT, from the coding sequence ATGAGACTAGACGCCTTTGTGTCGAGATTTGGGCGCTTCAGCCGAAGTGAAAGCAGGAGAATAATTAGAAGCAATGGAGTGAGTCTAAACGGAGTCCTCACGAACAATCCTTCTGAAGTAGTTGATGAAACAGACACTGTCATTGTTGACGGAAGACCTCTAGAGGCTTTTTGGAATGTTTATATTGCCCTTAACAAGCCTGAAGGTTACGTTTGCTCAAGAGAAAGAAGCGAAGGCAGAAGCGTATTCGAACTCATCGACGCGAACTTCTCGGCAGATCTGTCAACTGGAGGAAGGTTGGACAAGGACGCAACGGGACTTTTGATACTCTCTAACGACGGCAAGTTCATTCACGAAGTGATTTCGCCCAGAAAGCTTGTTGAAAAGGAATACCTTGTGGAAACAGCCAAAGAGATAACCAAGAAAGAGATTTCCATGATTTCACAAGGGCTCTTCATTGGAAACAATGAGTTTTCGAAGCCGACTCATGTCGAGCAAATCGATCACTTTCATATGAGGATCGTTCTAACGGAAGGCCGATACCATGAGGTAAAGCGACTTGTTTCTGCATCAGGAAACAAAGTAATCCAGCTGCATAGAAGGCGGATTGGATCTTACTGTCTATCTGAGGAGCTACGACCAGGAGACTGGCAGCTTCTCTCAGAGAACGACAGGAAAAAGATAACCGGGACTTGA